In one Procambarus clarkii isolate CNS0578487 chromosome 87, FALCON_Pclarkii_2.0, whole genome shotgun sequence genomic region, the following are encoded:
- the LOC123747072 gene encoding uncharacterized protein has product MVTHRKLRRLVGWTTVSIVVAVLVVSSGVPRTLLAVDNEEMVRFLWEEQQQHLQEALARAEGPLQADDPQLIWLLRRRYLDPPSPGPRNLMADHTGPTAKRYNLYKTTFNSWIRTNTIVKRLFSDAPPGFFLEAGALDGEFISNTLFLERELGWTGLLVEADSILYADIPGKRRNAWASHSCLSLAPYAQKLTFEAYHADAWASIDTRLLVRSTGNLADVIAPAAGQMGTKERQKVQCFPLYSYLLALNVTSVQYLSLDVEGAEADILLSFPWEKANVTVWSIEHRPYNSHFRDLYSKPHETPSTTPQAMESRKKPTLHKQDDAASPRVVIQVEKRVVYTNQHDPAAGKDDYFVRFMTERGYVLYDYWDGDYTFIKRNSSICDKHCPVL; this is encoded by the exons ATGGTCACACACAGGAAGCTGAGACGTTTGGTGGGCTGGACAACTGTCTCTATAGTG GTGGCGGTGCTGGTGGTCAGTTCGGGGGTGCCCAGGACGCTGCTGGCGGTGGACAACGAGGAGATGGTGCGCTTCCtgtgggaggagcagcagcagcacctgcaggaggccCTGGCGAGGGCAGAGGGCCCCCTCCAAGCCGACGACCCGCAGCTCATATGGCTACTGCGGCGAAG GTACCTGGACCCGCCCTCACCTGGACCACGGAACCTTATGGCGGACCACACAGGACCAACAGCCAAGAGGTACAACCTGTATAAAACAACCTTTAACTCCTGGATCAGAACGAACACCATTGTGAAGAG GTTATTCTCTGATGCGCCCCCGGGGTTCTTCCTGGAGGCTGGGGCCCTCGATGGGGAATTTATCTCCAATACGTTGTTCCTGGAACGAGAGCTGGGGTGGACAGGCTTGTtggtggaggcggactccatCCTCTATGCTGATattccag GCAAGCGACGGAACGCTTGGGCATCCCACTCCTGTCTCTCCCTGGCACCCTACGCCCAGAAACTCACCTTCGAAGCCTACCACGCCGACGCCTGGGCTTCCATCGATACCCGCCTGTTG GTTCGCTCTACAGGAAACCTAGCAGACGTGATAGCTCCCGCGGCTGGTCAAATGGGAACCAAAGAGAGGCAGAAGGTCCAGTGCTTCCCGCTCTATTCTTATCTACTGGCTCTCAACGTCACCTCCGTCCAGTATCTTAGCCTCGATGTTGAAGGCGCCGAGGCTGATATTCTCTTGAGTTTTCCGTGGGAAAAGGCTAACGTCACAGTGTGGAGCATCGAACACCGGCCTTACAATTCGCACTTCAGGGACCTGTACTCGAAGCCTCATGAAACTCCCAGCACCACACCGCAAGCGATGGAGAGCCGCAAGAAGCCAACCCTACACAAGCAGGACGACGCAGCTTCACCGCGGGTCGTTATCCAAGTCGAGAAGCGGGTCGTGTACACGAACCAACACGACCCAGCAGCAGGCAAGGACGACTACTTCGTGAGGTTCATGACAGAGCGAGGCTACGTTCTCTATGACTACTGGGACGGTGACTACACCTTCATCAAGAGGAATTCCAGCATTTGTGATAAACATTGTCCAGTTCTGTAG
- the LOC138358881 gene encoding protein roadkill-like, translated as MAMLKTLQQQHGHVHNPPAATWPRSQPSSSNMATFTTLQQQHGHLHNPPAATWPPSQPSSSNMATFTALQQQHGHLHSPPAATWPPSQPSSSNMATFTALQQQHGHVHSPPAATWPRSQPSSSNMATFTALQQQHGHLHSPPAATWPPSQPSSSNMATFTALQQQHGHLHSPPAATWPPSQPSSSNMATFTALQQQHGHLHNPPAATWPPSQPSSSNMATFTALQQQHGHVHNPPAATWPPSQPSSSNMATFTTLQQQHGHLHSPPAATWPPSQLSSSNMATFTTLQQQHGHVHNPPAATWPPSQPSSSNMATFTALQQQHGHVHSPPAATWPPSQPSSSNMATFTALQQQHGHVHNPPAATWPRSQPSSSNMATFTALQQQHGHLHSPPAATWPPSQPSSSNMATFTTLQQQHGHLHNPPAATWPPSQPSSSNMATFTTLQQQHGHLHNSPAATSTPPPPRPYIPAP; from the coding sequence ATGGCCATGTTGAAAACCCTCCAGCAGCAACATGGCCACGttcacaaccctccagcagcaacATGGCCACGTTCACAGCCCTCCAGCAGCAACATGGCCACcttcacaaccctccagcagcaacatggccaccttcacaaccctccagcagcaacatggccaccttcacaaccctccagcagcaacATGGCCACCTTCACAGCCCTCCAGCAGCAACATGGCCACCTTCACAGCCCTCCAGCAGCAACATGGCCACcttcacaaccctccagcagcaacATGGCCACGTTCACAGCCCTCCAGCAGCAACATGGCCACGTTCACAGCCCTCCAGCAGCAACATGGCCACGTTCACAGCCCTCCAGCAGCAACATGGCCACGTTCACAGCCCTCCAGCAGCAACATGGCCACCTTCACAGCCCTCCAGCAGCAACATGGCCACCTTCACAGCCCTCCAGCAGCAACATGGCCACCTTCACAGCCCTCCAGCAGCAACATGGCCACCTTCACAGCCCTCCAGCAGCAACATGGCCACCTTCACAGCCCTCCAGCAGCAACATGGCCACCTTCACAGCCCTCCAGCAGCAACATGGCCACcttcacaaccctccagcagcaacatggccaccttcacaaccctccagcagcaacATGGCCACGTTCACAGCCCTCCAGCAGCAACATGGCCACGttcacaaccctccagcagcaacatggccaccttcacaaccctccagcagcaacatggccacgttcacaaccctccagcagcaacATGGCCACCTTCACAGCCCTCCAGCAGCAACATGGCCACCTTCACAACTCTCCAGCAGCAACATGGCCACcttcacaaccctccagcagcaacatggccacgttcacaaccctccagcagcaacatggccaccttcacaaccctccagcagcaacATGGCCACGTTCACAGCCCTCCAGCAGCAACATGGCCACGTTCACAGCCCTCCAGCAGCAACATGGCCACCTTCACAGCCCTCCAGCAGCAACATGGCCACCTTCACAGCCCTCCAGCAGCAACATGGCCACGttcacaaccctccagcagcaacATGGCCACGTTCACAGCCCTCCAGCAGCAACATGGCCACCTTCACAGCCCTCCAGCAGCAACATGGCCACCTTCACAGCCCTCCAGCAGCAACATGGCCACcttcacaaccctccagcagcaacatggccaccttcacaaccctccagcagcaacatggccaccttcacaaccctccagcagcaacatggccaccttcacaaccctccagcagcaacatggccaccttcacaaccctccagcagcaacATGGCCACCTTCACAACTCTCCAGCAGCAacatccaccccccctcccccccgtcctTACATCCCAGCCCCTTGA